The proteins below are encoded in one region of Buteo buteo chromosome 22, bButBut1.hap1.1, whole genome shotgun sequence:
- the F8 gene encoding coagulation factor VIII isoform X5 has translation MAEAISPCCCPTSWRERNITSLFLEAGPQQIGSKYKKVMFVEYEDATFKKRKVSDQLDKGILGPVIKGEVGDQFKIVFRNLASRPYNIYPHGLTSVRPYHAMKPSQDKDVKDFPIPPGQSFTYSWRVTTEDGPTQADPRCLTRFYYSSIDPVRDMASGLIGPLLICFKKSMDQRGNQIMSDNMRLVLFSVFDENRSWYLEENIRRFCTDAAHVDTQDPHFYASNVMHTINGYVFDNLQPKLCLHEVVYWYVLSVGAQTDFLSIFFSGNTFKRNMVFEDVLTLFPFSGETVFMSLEKPGIWTLGCLNPDFRDRGMHAKFTVLQCQHEQYPDGEDYVDFEEEEGAFDFQPRAFSKRKRWYRPCVNEQLNVTSSRNETEKPRLCLTEPSHGALLSSGRISDPPSNGTSTLLGTIPHPPDISMFSLPETKYEPVSYESFLEDEELSKITSQDEGFGALPPGEHLASVSGRVHGTVSSEGQQWLHQAIQTPGDTLAGKKETKISEVQEPVKRTIVQSGGTLDILEPEPLKTTTHATSLWDSIAYAASKAPLQENRSSFHQNDLERNLGLQGTSSQGAEDKLLRGVDKISLNLYKSKQTINTELALSTDHNSSSTLDNPSASSDKTEDNRTSRAVVHSHTKENNYSSNELDARLEKRPHKVVLQGVYESFERENVSFSDLGPSNPVQEQILTDERNSLPAKSGTEQEASELAKGTSILETTFVHTDDLEPSNYVMTEERDELILEELFQDGTTTKELPEMDNLAFPESNVVANDTRQFPNAFLNSPEQFLRHRNPAPSVSGPDRRPRQARSLESKGLMHGLGLPNTSWPGSRELLSKGNKAEQDLASQTPETAVNKKAAKACGPHPPFCSTHFKKRSLISSDTLPEVMVAQQSLEEKSNMVEGRLHMGRDTPQALLGDSADEMHPEERPSTVEGVQNSSEGAQRSGHSFPMQGALGSKVAMAASSSETQAAAVAADLASNWDPVSFGAAGHTEGLQSAALAELQLGKGAVWGAPGSKQVQGRSQMEEETNSVEQLGQFSPQPQQLKANVMEDYVPESTSGQSPEEIPIRPASKENYSLSPGSLAHNHSTTKKPAKYMPASPDGWQVLGGEDVLRETRKREDQGLGEPKEDQESNSTAGKRNYAPGHRERPLLNNGTYLSPSRVKADKPDYDEYGDTEQTMEDFDIYGEEEHDPRSFQGEVRQYFIAAVEVIWEYGNQRPQHFLKAIRDPWSGRRKPFQQYRKVVFREYMDDSFTQPLLRGELDEHLGILGPYIRAEVEDVIMVTFKNLASRPFSFHSTLQAYEDMQGATQGGDVVKPGELRKYSWKVLPQMAPTTQEFDCKAWAYFSNVDLEKDLHSGLIGPLIICRRGVLNFIFRRQLAVQEFSLLFTIFDETKSWYFLENMERNCRPPCHIQQDNPDFKRNHSFHAINGYVSDTLPGLVMGQQQQVRWHLLNMGSTEDIHSIHFHGQMFSVRTSQEYRMGVYNLYPGVFRTVEMWPSHAGIWRVECKVGEHQQAGMSALFLVYNLNCRNALGLASRHIADSQITASGQYGQWAPYLARLHNTGSINAWSTDRSNAWIQVDLLHLMIIHGIKTQGARQKFSSLYISQFVVFYSLDGQRWRKYKGNATSTQMLFFANVDATGVKENRFNPPIIARYIRINPTHYSIQTTLRMELIGCDLNSCSVPLGMENRGIPNQHISASSYSTNLFSSWSPSQARLNLQGRTNAWRPKSNSPSEWLQVDFEVTKKVTAVITQGAKAVFTHMFVKEFAVSSSQNGKHWSPVLQDGKEKIFKANQDHTSTVMNSLEPPLFARYVRIHPRQWHNHIALRIEFLGCDTQQEY, from the exons ATGGCAGAGGCAATTAGCCCCTGTTGCTGCCCCACTTCTTGGAGGGAGAG AAACATCACAAGCCTGTTCCTGGAGGCTGGCCCTCAGCAGATCGGTTCAAAGTATAAGAAAGTGATGTTCGTGGAGTACGAGGATGCAACCTTCAAGAAGCGCAAGGTGTCAGATCAACTGGACAAGGGAATTCTGGGGCCTGTCATTAAGGGGGAGGTTGGAGATCAGTTTAAG ATCGTGTTCAGGAACCTGGCAAGCCGACCATACAACATCTACCCTCACGGCCTCACCAGTGTAAGGCCATACCATGCCATGAAGCCCTCTCAAG ATAAGGATGTGAAGGACTTCCCTATCCCCCCTGGCCAGTCATTCACCTACAGCTGGAGGGTCACCACTGAGGATGGGCCAACGCAGGCAGATCCTCGCTGCCTCACCCGTTTCTACTACAGCTCCATCGACCCAGTCCGAGACATGGCCTCAGGCCTGATTGGGCCTCTTTTGATCTGCTTTAAGAAGTCCATGGATCAGAGGGGAAATCAG ATAATGTCAGACAACATGAGGTTGGTGCTCTTTTCAGTCTTTGATGAGAACCGCAGCTGGTACCTGGAGGAGAACATCAGGCGGTTCTGCACTGACGCAGCCCATGTGGATACCCAGGACCCCCACTTTTATGCCTCCAATGTGATGCACA CTATTAACGGCTATGTGTTTGACAACCTCCAACCAAAACTCTGCCTGCATGAAGTTGTGTACTGGTACGTCCTGAGTGTTGGGGCCCAAACAGATTTCCTCTCCATCTTCTTCTCTGGAAACACATTCAAGCGCAACATGGTCTTTGAGGACGTGCTTAcccttttcccattttctggaGAAACGGTCTTCATGAGTTTGGAAAAGCCAG GCATCTGGACGCTGGGGTGCCTGAATCCTGATTTCAGAGACCGAGGGATGCATGCCAAGTTCACAGTCTTGCAGTGCCAGCATGAGCAATACCCTGATGGGGAAGACTATGTGGattttgaggaggaggaaggtgccTTTGACTTCCAACCCAGGGCCTTCTCTAAAAGAAAGAGATGGTATAGGCCATGTGTGAATGAGCAACTGAACGTCACCTCTTCCAGAAATGAGACAGAGAAGCCAAGATTGTGCTTGACAGAACCCAGCCATGGGGCCCTCCTGAGCAGTGGCAGGATTTCTGATCCCCCTTCCAATGGCACATCAACACTTTTAGGAACAATCCCACATCCACCTgatatttccatgttttctctGCCAGAGACAAAGTATGAGCCAGTGTCCTATGAGTCCTTCCTGGAAGATGAAGAATTGTCAAAAATCACCAGCCAGGACGAAGGGTTTGGAGCTCTCCCACCTGGAGAACACTTGGCGAGTGTCAGTGGGAGGGTCCATGGTACAGTGAGCTCAGAAGGTCAGCAATGGCTGCACCAAGCCATACAAACTCCAGGAGATACTCTGGCAGGAAAGAAGGAGACAAAAATCTCAGAGGTTCAGGAGCCAGTAAAAAGGACAATAGTCCAGTCTGGTGGTACATTAGACATCCTGGAACCAGAGCCTCTGAAGACAACTACTCATGCAACTAGCTTGTGGGACTCAATTGCTTATGCTGCTAGCAAAGCTCCTCTTCAAGAGAACAGGAGCTCATTTCACCAGAATGACCTGGAGCGCAATCTGGGACTTCAAGGCACGTCTTCACAGGGTGCTGAGGACAAGTTGCTAAGAGGGGTTGATAAAATATCCTTAAATCTATACAAGTCAAAGCAGACAATCAATACAGAACTGGCTTTAAGTACTGATCATAACTCTTCCTCCACACTGGACAATCCTTCTGCATCTTCAGACAAGACAGAAGACAACAGGACTTCTCGTGCTGTGGTTCACAGTCAcaccaaagaaaacaattattctTCAAATGAGCTAGATGCTAGGCTGGAAAAAAGACCTCACAAAGTGGTTTTGCAAGGCGTTTATGAAtcttttgaaagggaaaatgtttctttctcagaCCTGGGACCCAGCAATCCTGTACAGGAACAAATCCTCACAGATGAGAGAAACTCCTTGCCTGCAAAAAGTGGCACAGAACAAGAAGCCAGTGAACTTGCCAAAGGCACAAGCATTCTTGAAACCACCTTTGTACACACCGATGACCTTGAGCCTTCCAACTATGTAATGACGGAAGAGAGGGATGAATTAATCTTGGAGGAATTGTTTCAGGATGGTACAACTACTAAGGAATTGCCAGAGATGGACAATCTTGCCTTTCCTGAATCAAATGTCGTGGCCAATGACACAAGGCAGTTCCCAAATGCTTTCTTAAACAGCCCTGAGCAGTTTCTGAGACACAGAAATCCAGCCCCGAGTGTGAGTGGCCCTGACAGGAGGCCTCGACAAGCCAGGTCACTGGAGAGCAAAGGCTTGATGCATGGTCTGGGTCTTCCCAACACCAGTtggcctggcagcagggagctCCTTTCTAAGGGTAACAAAGCAGAGCAGGATCTGGCCAGCCAGACCCCTGAGACAGCAGTGAACAAGAAAGCCGCAAAGGCGTGTGGACCTCATCCCCCTTTTTGCAGCACTCACTTCAAAAAGAGGTCCTTGATATCAAGTGACACTTTGCCTGAGGTGATGGTGGCCCAGCAAAGCctggaagaaaaatcaaacatggTTGAAGGGAGACTACACATGGGCAGGGATACTCCACAGGCTCTGCTTGGAGATAGtgctgatgagatgcatcctgAGGAGAGGCCAAGCACAGTTGAGGGTGTACAGAACAGCAGTGAGGGGGCCCAGCGCAGTGGACATTCCTTCCCCATgcagggagcactggggagcaaGGTGGCGATGGCAGCAAGCAGCTCAGAaacacaggctgctgctgtggctgcagacCTGGCCTCAAACTGGGATCCAGTCTCCTTTGGGGCAGCAGGACACACTGAGGGCTTGCAGAGCGCAGCTttggctgagctgcagctgggcaAAGGTGCTGTCTGGGGGGCTCCTGGGAGTAAGCAAGTTCAGGGGAGAAGCCAGATGGAGGAGGAGACAAACTCTGTGGAGCAGCTAGGTCAGTTCAGTCCTCAGCCTCAGCAGCTCAAGGCCAATGTCATGGAGGACTATGTGCCTGAGAGCACATCTGGGCAAAGCCCAGAAGAAATCCCTATAAGACCAGCTTCCAAAGAGAACTATTCCCTGTCTCCAGGCAGCCTTGCTCACAACCACAGCACTACCAAAAAACCAGCCAAATACATGCCAGCCAGTCCGGATGGATGGCAGGTGCTTGGTGGGGAAGACGTCCTCAGAGAAACCAGGAAAAGAGAGGACCAGGGCCTAGGAGAGCCTAAGGAAGATCAGGAAAGCAACAGCACAGCTGGAAAGAGGAACTATGCCCCAGGACATAGGGAGAGACCACTATTGAACAACGGGACCTATTTAAGCCCCTCGAGGGTAAAGGCTGACAAGCCAGACTATGACGAGTATGGTGACACAGAGCAGACCATGGAGGATTTCGACATCTATGGGGAAGAGGAGCATGACCCACGCTCCTTCCAGGGGGAGGTACGGCAATACTTCATTGCAGCGGTGGAGGTGATATGGGAATACGGGAACCAGAGACCCCAGCACTTCCTAAAAGCCAT CAGGGACCCCTGGAGTGGCAGGAGGAAGCCTTTCCAGCAGTACCGCAAGGTGGTTTTCCGAGAGTACATGGACGATTCCTTCACACAGCCGCTGCTGCGAGGAGAGCTGGATGAGCACTTGGGCATCCTTGGGCCATACATCAGGGCAGAAGTTGAAGATGTCATCATG GTTACATTCAAGAACCTGGCCTCGCGGCCCTTCTCATTCCACTCCACACTGCAAGCCTATGAGGACATGCAGGGTGCAACACAGGGTGGAGATGTGGTGAAGCCTGGCGAGCTCCGGAAGTACTCCTGGAAAGTCCTGCCCCAGATGGCACCCACCACACAGGAGTTCGACTGCAAGGCCTGGGCTTACTTCTCCAACGTGGACTTG GAGAAGGACCTGCACTCAGGCCTCATTGGGCCACTGATCATCTGCCGCCGTGGCGTGCTGAACTTCATTTTCAGGCGGCAGCTGGCTGTGCAGGAGTTCTCCCTGCTCTTCACCATCTTTGACGAGACCAAAAGCTGGTACTTCCTGGAGAACATGGAGAGGAACTGCCGCCCTCCCTGCCACATCCAGCAGGACAACCCTGACTTTAAGAGAAACCATTCCTTCCACG ccatcAACGGCTATGTGAGTGACACACTGCCTGGGCTGGTGATGGGTCAGCAGCAACAGGTCCGATGGCATCTCCTGAACATGGGCAGCACTGAAGATATCCACTCCATCCACTTTCATGGGCAGATGTTCAGTGTCAGGACTAGCCAGGAGTATCGCATGGGAGTCTACAACCTTTATCCTG GTGTCTTCAGGACGGTGGAGATGTGGCCCTCACATGCCGGGATCTGGCGGGTAGAGTGCAAAGTGGGAGAGCACCAGCAAGCTGGGATGAGTGCTCTCTTCCTCGTGTACAACCTGA ACTGCCGAAACGCCCTCGGCCTGGCCTCGCGCCACATTGCAGATTCTCAGATCACAGCTTCAGGGCAGTATG GGCAGTGGGCTCCCTACCTGGCCAGGCTGCATAACACCGGCTCCATCAATGCTTGGAGCACTGACCGCAGCAACGCCTGGATCCAG GTGGACCTTTTGCATCTCATGATTATTCATGGCATAAAAACCCAAGGGGCCCGTCAAAAGTTCTCCAGCCTTTACATCTCCCAGTTTGTTGTCTTCTACAGCCTTGATGGGCAAAGGTGGAGGAAATACAAGGGGAATGCCACTAGCACCCAGATG CTGTTCTTTGCAAATGTGGATGCAACCGGAGTGAAAGAAAATCGCTTCAACCCTCCAATCATAGCCCGGTACATCCGCATTAACCCCACTCACTACAGCATCCAGACCACGCTGCGTATGGAGCTCATTGGCTGCGATCTGAACA GCTGCTCTGTGCCCCTAGGAATGGAGAACAGAGGGATCCCTAACCAGCACATCTCCGCATCCTCCTACAGCACCAACCTCTTCTCCAGCTGGTCACCCTCACAGGCCCGCCTGAACCTGCAGGGGAGGACCAACGCATGGAGGCCAAAG AGCAACAGCCCCAGTGAGTGGTTGCAGGTGGACTTTGAAGTAACCAAGAAGGTGACTGCAGTCATAACCCAAGGTGCCAAAGCTGTCTTCACCCACATGTTTGTGAAGGAGTTTGCTGTCTCCAGCAGCCAGAATGGCAAGCACTGGAGCCCAGTCCTGCAGGACGGCAAGGAGAAG aTTTTCAAGGCAAACCAAGACCACACCAGCACAGTGATGAATAGCCTGGAGCCCCCCCTCTTTGCCCGCTATGTGAGGATACACCCCCGCCAGTGGCACAACCATATTGCCCTGCGGATAGAGTTCCTTGGCTGTGACACTCAGCAGGAGTACTGA